Proteins encoded within one genomic window of Theobroma cacao cultivar B97-61/B2 chromosome 7, Criollo_cocoa_genome_V2, whole genome shotgun sequence:
- the LOC108662764 gene encoding uncharacterized protein LOC108662764 codes for MVNSLSLRSILDVNKLTDPNFTDWLCNIKIVSKQEKNAYVLDGPVFKEHNDDVINEENEAYRVYMDDLDQATCVMLASMTQDLQKQHEAMDALNIILKFREMSDKENRTERFDISKELFRCKMSKGSRVRPHVLKMMGYITRLE; via the coding sequence ATGGTGAATAGTTTGTCACTTAGAAGCATACTTGATGTAAACAAGTTGACAGACCCAAATTTCACTGACTGGCTTTGCAATATTAAGATTGTCTcgaaacaagagaaaaatgCTTATGTCTTAGATGGTCCTGTTTTTAAGGAACATAACGATGATGTTATAAATGAGGAAAATGAGGCTTATAGAGTTTATATGGATGATCTCGATCAAGCCACATGTGTGATGTTGGCAAGTATGACTCAAGATcttcaaaagcaacatgaagCTATGGATGCCTTAAATATTATCCTAAAGTTTAGAGAAATGTCCGATAAGGAAAATCGCACAGAAAGATTTGACATTTCAAAGGAATTGTTTCGATGTAAAATGTCTAAGGGAAGCCGAGTAAGGCCTCATGTGCTTAAAATGATGGGATATATCACTCGACTTGAGTAG